A single Fodinibius saliphilus DNA region contains:
- a CDS encoding PAS domain S-box protein has translation MSSDFLNIQLDASLLDSLVTQIAIIDSNGTVLKTNKAWTTFGDDTSYIKRTSEGDNYFGSLQQAIEFGNDYALKLLLGIKKVINGKKDSFSFSFPDQTQDNSFWFKQTIQPYQGEQQYIIINEDVSASVQKKQQQENHQSRYHIQFEQSLDGILITNSKGQVIDANPAACDILGRNQDDLISCRKKDIVDVTDPKYQQALKERKESGKYQVETTFIHKEGHNIPVEASSQAYRTPLGKVRAIVSFRDISQRQKAEKDLIKNKNFTESILDSIPGAFFVFDDEGNFVRWNQNMITKFGYSADELKGKNVMDLVLEEEHLQVEKEINRCLEGEELVLETRAHSKSGELRNYYISAKRFIEDGKKYIVGAALDMTEEKRIRRENKRTQLMLQQLFDNSPNGIVIVNADGEVESVNKSFEQLFHYREDEIKGQSVNNSIVPDQKDKEAKAISEATFNGKALQIKSTRMTKDGREVPVIIGSVPVSHKGEIIGIYGIYVDISHQQDYQNKIKIALREKEVLLAELHHRVKNNLALINSLLELQTYDSSNPEFDKQLQDIKNRILTISSIHEVLYKNGKLNSIPFKSFVDEFISEHNIQKKHDAEAINLKADIGAVRMNIDQSIPCGLLLNELLSLICEFDSDKDESTDINIRLREYGKKVHLILDGYNIVSDAEQIQNNDSLHNLLISPLVKQLDGQMLWPNESSSYQKFELIFAKQNGNGPARNWLPEAKE, from the coding sequence ATGAGCAGTGACTTTTTAAATATTCAACTAGATGCATCATTATTGGATAGCCTTGTAACACAAATCGCTATCATAGATTCAAACGGTACAGTGCTAAAGACGAATAAAGCATGGACCACATTTGGTGATGATACCAGCTACATAAAACGCACTTCAGAAGGGGACAATTACTTTGGCAGTCTCCAACAGGCAATAGAGTTTGGAAATGACTATGCTCTTAAACTCTTACTGGGAATAAAGAAAGTGATTAATGGTAAAAAAGATTCATTCTCTTTTTCTTTCCCGGATCAAACACAAGATAATTCGTTCTGGTTTAAACAAACTATCCAACCTTACCAGGGAGAACAACAATACATCATCATTAATGAAGATGTAAGTGCATCGGTACAAAAAAAGCAACAACAAGAAAATCACCAAAGTAGATATCATATACAATTTGAACAAAGTTTAGACGGTATCTTAATTACCAACTCTAAAGGCCAGGTTATTGATGCAAATCCGGCAGCTTGTGACATTTTAGGGCGTAATCAAGACGATCTAATTAGCTGTAGAAAGAAAGATATTGTTGATGTTACAGATCCAAAATATCAGCAAGCGTTGAAAGAACGAAAAGAGTCAGGTAAATATCAGGTTGAGACTACTTTTATCCATAAAGAGGGTCATAATATTCCGGTCGAAGCTTCCTCACAAGCCTATCGCACGCCACTTGGAAAAGTAAGGGCTATCGTCAGTTTTAGAGATATTAGTCAACGCCAAAAGGCTGAGAAAGACCTCATTAAAAATAAGAACTTTACAGAATCTATTCTTGATAGTATTCCCGGAGCCTTTTTTGTATTTGATGACGAAGGAAATTTTGTGCGGTGGAATCAAAACATGATTACGAAGTTTGGTTATAGCGCCGATGAATTGAAAGGCAAAAACGTCATGGATTTGGTGCTGGAAGAAGAACACCTGCAAGTAGAAAAGGAAATTAACCGTTGCCTGGAAGGAGAAGAGTTGGTTCTGGAAACACGCGCTCACAGTAAAAGCGGAGAACTTCGCAATTATTATATTAGCGCTAAACGGTTCATAGAAGATGGGAAAAAATATATTGTCGGTGCCGCTCTAGATATGACGGAAGAAAAACGTATCAGGCGTGAAAACAAGCGCACCCAATTAATGCTTCAGCAGCTTTTTGACAACTCTCCCAACGGCATTGTCATTGTAAATGCCGACGGTGAAGTAGAAAGCGTAAACAAAAGCTTTGAACAACTTTTCCATTATCGGGAAGACGAAATTAAAGGACAATCTGTCAATAACTCAATTGTTCCTGACCAAAAAGATAAAGAGGCGAAAGCTATCTCGGAAGCCACTTTCAATGGAAAAGCCTTACAGATTAAAAGCACACGTATGACCAAAGATGGTCGGGAAGTACCGGTAATAATTGGTAGTGTTCCCGTAAGTCACAAAGGAGAAATAATAGGCATTTACGGCATTTATGTTGATATCTCACATCAACAAGACTATCAAAACAAAATTAAAATAGCATTAAGAGAAAAAGAGGTTCTGTTAGCCGAGCTTCATCACCGTGTTAAAAACAATTTGGCGCTTATTAATAGCCTGCTGGAACTACAAACCTACGATTCTAGTAATCCTGAGTTCGATAAGCAACTGCAAGATATTAAAAATCGTATCCTAACCATCTCTTCCATCCACGAAGTACTTTATAAAAATGGGAAGCTTAATAGTATACCTTTCAAAAGCTTTGTGGATGAATTTATTTCTGAACATAATATTCAGAAGAAACATGACGCCGAAGCCATCAACCTTAAAGCGGACATCGGAGCAGTCCGTATGAATATTGATCAATCGATCCCTTGTGGATTATTATTGAATGAACTATTGTCTTTAATTTGTGAGTTCGACAGTGATAAAGATGAATCCACAGATATTAATATTCGCCTAAGGGAATATGGCAAAAAAGTACACCTCATCTTAGACGGATACAACATTGTCTCAGATGCCGAACAAATACAAAACAATGACTCCTTGCACAACCTCCTTATCAGTCCGCTGGTTAAACAGTTAGACGGACAAATGCTTTGGCCTAATGAGAGTTCTTCGTATCAAAAATTTGAACTTATTTTCGCTAAACAAAATGGGAATGGACCAGCTAGAAACTGGCTTCCCGAAGCAAAAGAATAA
- a CDS encoding response regulator transcription factor, translating into MNILLLGPEGSITHTILEMLEPIEDWHTESHISENDVSALTIPQPGNTSYDIILVNLNGFSDSPRETVRNILSKFPDTPLLALNSYSKKLLIKPLLELGANGYIQVGASEEVIIEAVSKVVEGKQYIYTNST; encoded by the coding sequence ATGAACATCTTGCTATTGGGCCCCGAGGGCTCTATTACTCATACCATTTTAGAGATGCTAGAACCTATTGAGGACTGGCATACTGAGAGCCATATATCCGAGAATGATGTCTCTGCACTTACTATTCCCCAACCGGGAAACACCTCCTACGACATTATACTGGTTAATTTGAATGGCTTTTCTGATTCTCCCCGGGAAACGGTCCGCAATATATTATCCAAATTCCCTGATACTCCTCTTTTAGCACTCAACTCCTATAGCAAGAAACTATTAATAAAACCGTTGCTTGAACTCGGGGCTAACGGTTATATCCAAGTAGGTGCCAGTGAAGAAGTAATTATTGAAGCTGTATCAAAAGTAGTCGAAGGAAAACAATACATTTATACAAATTCTACCTAA
- a CDS encoding response regulator: MASINILLVDDHDIVRDGIRLLLEDEIGFQIIAEAENGKEAIEACKDYDIQFIIMDINMPKLNGIEATNEIKEQYPDIKILALTMMDEDEHIRNMIEAGASGYILKSSDKNELVEAITTILDGRHYFSEDATQRVMMDLVKSSSKKENQDPANITEREQEVLDLIVKEYTNQQIADKFHISIRTVDAHRRNLLQKTGAKNTAGLVTYAIKHNLVELE, from the coding sequence ATGGCTAGTATTAACATTCTTCTTGTTGATGATCACGATATTGTCCGTGATGGAATCCGATTACTTCTGGAAGATGAAATAGGATTTCAAATTATTGCCGAAGCTGAAAATGGTAAAGAAGCCATTGAAGCATGTAAAGACTATGATATTCAGTTTATTATCATGGACATCAACATGCCGAAGTTAAATGGGATAGAAGCTACTAATGAAATAAAAGAACAGTATCCCGATATTAAAATTCTGGCTCTTACCATGATGGATGAGGATGAACATATCCGTAACATGATTGAGGCCGGAGCCTCAGGGTATATTTTAAAAAGTTCTGACAAAAACGAATTGGTTGAAGCTATTACTACTATTCTGGACGGTCGCCATTATTTTAGTGAAGACGCCACCCAACGGGTTATGATGGACCTGGTAAAGAGCAGTAGCAAAAAAGAAAACCAGGACCCTGCTAATATTACTGAACGAGAACAAGAAGTACTCGATCTGATTGTCAAAGAGTATACCAATCAGCAAATTGCAGACAAATTCCATATCAGTATTCGCACAGTCGATGCCCATCGCCGTAATCTTCTTCAAAAAACAGGTGCTAAAAATACAGCTGGCTTAGTAACCTATGCAATCAAACATAATCTTGTAGAGCTGGAATAA
- a CDS encoding PAS domain-containing sensor histidine kinase has protein sequence MTIQQDDIPLSPLKITLIYVVVATLWITLTDHLLESIVSDPSYLSTLQTYKGGVYIFLTSIGLFYLIQKHGQQLSERELKIEELSEKIFLEKELSDILFDRIPVLINIYDPDHEVFRINKEFEKVSGWSNEDLQDINFMKACFPDIEQRKEVAEFMKSPGVGWKEFDMATKSGERIPTSWTNIKLTDDTSVGIGIDMTEIKASQAKVRESRKLLRKVFESLEESVFLLEPDNWTIADCNKSTEDMFGYKASELLGESTEKIHIDHKAFEKFNELGQESLNETGLFKTEFQMMKKNGEVFHTDHTVSLVYNEDGDIDKIVSTIRDIDAQKEYQRKLEVQNDFISTTLQNIPIGVAVNTIDDGKTTFVNEKFTEIYGWPKEILEDVNSFFNHVYQDEQYREKMRKRVMRDLNSGDPERMSWNGVKVTTEDGATKYVNNKAIPVYDQNLMISTVVDVTEQQKLEQELRWSEQKYRHIFEQNPEPMWIYNPENLAFVEVNKAAIEHYGYSEKEFLNMTLTDIRPPDEVEAMKKDVKKHQGVNSYSESWTHLKKDGTKISVEISAADVKYSNHTYRLVLINDVTRQERLQQQLRKSKERIQTITNNVPGVVYRYNRYSDGTEEISYVSKGAQKIWGYSNKKIEANNSLIWENIHPEDVSDIKQEIERSAESMTEWNIEGRFIKPDGSIRWHKGTAIPHKDDEGNITWDAITVDITDQKQLQNKVIQSIIEGEDRERKRIARELHDGLGQYLVAANMNFQSIVPQINQLPNKRERQFKTGLSHLKKALSETRSIAHNLMPKAIADYGLVAALENLIQDLESSTDISFRFDSNKSSLALSRQAETNIYRISQEIISNAVQHAQCSNIVITLNRSEQFLCLTIEDDGVGAELTDKHEEQGLGLRSIKTRVNSLNGNIDISSEPNKGMKITITFPKIDRLTSGKKS, from the coding sequence GTGACTATCCAACAGGATGATATCCCCCTTTCTCCTCTCAAGATCACCTTGATCTATGTGGTTGTTGCCACCCTGTGGATTACACTCACAGACCACCTCCTTGAATCAATTGTTTCTGATCCCAGCTATCTTTCTACCCTGCAAACATATAAAGGCGGTGTATACATTTTCTTGACATCTATTGGACTGTTTTATCTGATCCAAAAACATGGTCAACAGTTATCTGAAAGAGAATTAAAAATAGAAGAGCTATCAGAAAAAATATTCCTTGAGAAAGAGTTATCAGATATTTTATTCGATCGGATTCCTGTATTGATCAATATCTATGACCCTGACCATGAAGTATTTCGAATAAATAAAGAATTCGAAAAAGTGAGTGGGTGGAGTAACGAGGATTTACAGGATATCAATTTCATGAAGGCCTGCTTTCCGGATATCGAACAAAGAAAGGAAGTAGCTGAGTTTATGAAGAGTCCCGGCGTAGGATGGAAAGAGTTCGACATGGCTACTAAATCTGGAGAACGGATCCCTACCTCATGGACTAATATAAAACTAACCGATGATACTTCGGTTGGCATTGGTATTGATATGACTGAAATAAAAGCATCCCAAGCTAAGGTCAGGGAATCGCGAAAATTGTTGCGAAAAGTATTCGAAAGCCTCGAAGAAAGTGTATTTCTTTTAGAGCCGGATAATTGGACTATAGCCGACTGCAACAAGAGCACTGAAGATATGTTTGGTTATAAAGCCAGTGAACTTTTAGGTGAGTCTACTGAAAAAATACATATCGATCATAAAGCTTTTGAAAAGTTTAATGAGTTGGGCCAAGAAAGTCTCAATGAAACAGGACTTTTCAAAACTGAATTCCAAATGATGAAAAAAAATGGGGAAGTTTTCCATACCGACCATACAGTATCGTTAGTGTATAATGAAGATGGTGACATTGACAAAATTGTCAGCACCATACGTGATATTGATGCTCAAAAAGAGTATCAGCGAAAGTTAGAGGTACAAAATGATTTTATCTCAACCACCTTACAAAACATTCCTATCGGAGTTGCTGTAAATACCATTGATGACGGCAAAACAACTTTTGTTAATGAGAAGTTTACTGAAATTTACGGCTGGCCCAAAGAGATACTGGAAGATGTCAATAGCTTTTTTAACCATGTTTACCAAGATGAACAGTACAGGGAAAAGATGCGCAAACGGGTAATGAGAGATCTAAATAGCGGTGACCCTGAGCGTATGAGTTGGAATGGAGTTAAGGTAACTACAGAAGATGGTGCCACTAAATACGTAAATAACAAAGCAATTCCAGTATATGACCAGAACCTCATGATTTCGACCGTAGTCGATGTCACTGAACAGCAAAAGCTGGAACAAGAGCTACGCTGGTCTGAGCAAAAATATCGACATATCTTTGAGCAGAACCCCGAACCTATGTGGATCTATAATCCTGAGAACCTGGCTTTTGTTGAGGTTAATAAAGCAGCAATTGAACATTATGGATATTCTGAGAAAGAGTTCCTGAATATGACCCTGACTGATATCCGCCCACCAGATGAAGTTGAAGCTATGAAAAAGGATGTCAAAAAACACCAGGGCGTCAATTCATATTCAGAAAGCTGGACCCACCTCAAAAAAGATGGTACAAAAATATCGGTAGAAATATCAGCTGCTGATGTTAAATACAGTAACCATACCTACCGGCTGGTACTTATTAATGACGTTACCAGGCAGGAACGCCTACAACAGCAATTGCGCAAAAGTAAAGAACGAATACAAACAATAACAAACAATGTACCGGGAGTTGTATACCGCTATAATCGTTATTCTGATGGTACTGAGGAAATAAGTTACGTTAGTAAAGGAGCCCAAAAAATTTGGGGGTATTCTAATAAAAAAATCGAAGCTAATAATAGTTTAATATGGGAAAATATTCACCCTGAAGATGTTTCAGATATCAAACAAGAGATAGAGAGATCAGCAGAGAGTATGACCGAGTGGAATATTGAAGGACGCTTTATAAAACCTGACGGAAGCATACGGTGGCACAAAGGTACTGCTATCCCGCATAAAGATGATGAAGGCAATATTACCTGGGATGCTATCACCGTGGATATTACTGATCAAAAACAATTACAAAACAAGGTGATACAATCAATTATTGAAGGAGAGGACCGAGAAAGAAAACGTATTGCCCGTGAATTGCACGATGGATTGGGCCAATACCTGGTTGCTGCCAACATGAACTTTCAATCTATTGTACCGCAAATTAATCAACTCCCCAACAAGCGGGAACGGCAATTCAAAACCGGGCTCTCTCATTTAAAGAAGGCCCTATCAGAAACTCGCTCTATTGCCCATAATTTAATGCCCAAAGCTATTGCTGATTATGGGCTAGTTGCCGCTCTCGAAAATTTAATACAAGACCTTGAAAGCAGTACGGACATCAGTTTCAGGTTTGATAGCAACAAAAGTTCTCTTGCTCTTTCTCGACAGGCTGAAACAAACATTTACCGTATAAGCCAAGAAATTATTTCGAATGCTGTACAGCATGCACAATGTTCAAACATCGTAATAACGTTGAATCGATCTGAACAATTCTTGTGTTTAACCATAGAAGATGATGGGGTGGGAGCTGAATTGACCGACAAGCATGAAGAACAAGGTTTGGGCTTACGAAGTATTAAAACACGCGTAAATAGCTTGAATGGAAATATTGACATTTCATCTGAACCCAATAAAGGAATGAAAATCACAATAACATTTCCTAAAATTGATAGACTAACCTCAGGTAAAAAATCTTAA
- a CDS encoding YgaP family membrane protein, producing the protein MKKNMGNMDRIIRTILAILVGVLYFTNIISGITAVILGVLALVFLLTSLISTCPLYMPFGLSTKKE; encoded by the coding sequence ATGAAGAAGAATATGGGAAATATGGATCGCATTATTCGAACGATACTGGCGATACTAGTAGGTGTGTTATACTTCACTAATATCATTTCGGGGATTACTGCTGTTATTCTTGGTGTCCTCGCATTGGTCTTTTTATTAACAAGCCTGATTAGTACTTGCCCGTTATATATGCCATTTGGCCTATCCACAAAAAAAGAATGA
- a CDS encoding GntR family transcriptional regulator: MDLKEGIPLHKQISDWIKNQIEYGTLEENEKLPSENELSEKFDVSRVTVRRALQTLENDQLIYRCQGLGSFVTDQRTHQSFSILNDFTEELAGSGLTPSSKLISFEQEDVSDQKDLLSYLGIQNKEIAVKIERVRLGDGSPVAFDITWMPIFYGQLIESYDLEQTTIFSILENEFDIPIERGCYRIEATIANKSLAKHLQVETQTPLLQINRISYTIGDKPVYFQKRFYRNDKIVFELMAERYNTTAKKGNSEELASKEFTPVFRNTDK, from the coding sequence ATGGACTTAAAAGAAGGAATTCCTTTACACAAACAGATTAGCGACTGGATCAAAAACCAAATTGAGTACGGAACGCTTGAAGAGAATGAAAAGCTACCGTCCGAAAATGAACTCAGTGAAAAATTTGATGTCAGTCGTGTAACGGTGCGCCGTGCCCTGCAAACACTTGAAAACGACCAACTTATTTATCGTTGTCAGGGGCTGGGCTCTTTTGTTACTGATCAACGAACCCATCAATCATTTTCTATTTTAAATGATTTTACGGAAGAACTGGCCGGTTCGGGATTAACCCCGAGCTCAAAACTTATCTCTTTTGAACAAGAAGATGTTTCTGATCAAAAAGATCTGCTCTCATACCTAGGCATTCAGAATAAAGAAATAGCAGTAAAAATTGAGCGTGTCCGTCTTGGGGATGGTTCGCCCGTAGCATTTGATATTACTTGGATGCCCATCTTTTATGGGCAGCTCATTGAATCATATGACCTGGAACAAACAACCATATTTTCCATCTTGGAGAATGAATTTGACATCCCCATTGAGCGTGGCTGTTATCGCATTGAGGCCACCATTGCTAACAAGTCTCTAGCCAAACATCTTCAGGTAGAAACCCAAACCCCTCTATTGCAGATTAACCGGATTTCATATACTATTGGTGATAAACCGGTGTATTTTCAAAAGCGCTTTTATCGAAATGACAAAATTGTTTTTGAGCTAATGGCTGAACGATATAATACGACTGCTAAAAAGGGTAATAGTGAAGAGTTAGCATCAAAAGAATTTACGCCCGTTTTTCGTAACACCGATAAATAA
- a CDS encoding DUF302 domain-containing protein — MTYYYTTTTNKTFEEAIEEVTALLKEEGFGVLTEIDVKETLKKKLDVDFKKYHILGACNPEFAHKALTAEDKIGVMLPCNVIVEEHENGQVEVSAVNPVASMQAVENDELHSIADEVKKRLQKVIEQL; from the coding sequence ATGACATACTATTACACAACCACCACTAATAAGACGTTTGAAGAAGCTATAGAGGAAGTAACGGCTTTATTAAAGGAAGAAGGTTTTGGAGTACTTACCGAAATTGATGTAAAGGAAACACTTAAGAAAAAGTTAGATGTTGATTTTAAAAAATATCACATACTAGGGGCTTGTAACCCTGAGTTTGCTCATAAAGCACTAACCGCAGAAGACAAAATTGGTGTAATGTTACCTTGCAATGTTATTGTCGAAGAACATGAGAATGGGCAAGTGGAAGTATCTGCAGTAAACCCGGTGGCTTCTATGCAGGCGGTAGAAAACGATGAGCTACATTCCATAGCGGATGAGGTCAAGAAACGGCTACAAAAAGTTATTGAGCAATTATAA
- a CDS encoding TolC family protein: MNTEYQKSLLSLVLTVGVLFLAAQPAVGQEAGEIRKMSLQEVLTITQNDNFRIRMAESDVNKVRSQYRQTNATFLPQILLEETGTYTNDPLNVFGLKLKQEVVTQADFNPALLNAPDPYENFTTKLSVQQPLINSDMLFKRSAVRDQLEAARKQLQGTIEHARFQVKDTYYRLMLMQNRLSVIEKSLTMAKENRRQAANYYEQNMISKADYLAAKVRVLELESKQSRTSNQLQNVQDNLRYLLGIKEEVTILPTDSLEVKPVSTENIDPQQVTNSKLQALQYRLSSARQMLRSSKFNFVPSLNLFGSYEFNDDNLFGTQGESFMVGATLKWNLFSGFSKVGKVMESRADLKKAELAYESQRFKNEMEVKQARRSLQQAQKQLNFAKSSVEQAREDFRIRKNRYNQGLEKTTDLLAAETKLAQTRAQRLNAMYQYNLSIATLELLLEQEIAY, from the coding sequence ATGAATACTGAATATCAGAAGTCTTTATTGTCCCTGGTGCTTACTGTCGGTGTGTTGTTTTTAGCAGCACAACCGGCGGTAGGTCAGGAGGCAGGGGAGATTAGGAAAATGAGTTTGCAAGAGGTTTTGACCATTACACAGAATGATAATTTCCGGATCCGAATGGCAGAGTCGGATGTCAATAAAGTACGTTCACAGTACCGACAGACTAATGCCACCTTCCTGCCTCAAATTTTGCTGGAAGAGACAGGGACCTATACCAATGATCCTTTAAATGTATTTGGCCTTAAGCTGAAGCAGGAGGTTGTAACGCAGGCTGATTTTAATCCAGCCCTGTTGAATGCACCTGATCCGTACGAAAATTTCACGACTAAATTATCAGTTCAGCAGCCCCTGATTAATTCGGATATGTTGTTTAAACGGAGTGCAGTCAGAGATCAACTGGAAGCTGCCCGTAAACAACTGCAAGGTACTATTGAGCACGCACGTTTTCAGGTTAAAGATACCTACTATCGGCTTATGTTAATGCAAAATCGGTTGTCAGTAATTGAGAAGTCATTAACGATGGCCAAAGAAAATAGGCGTCAGGCAGCTAATTATTATGAACAGAATATGATTAGCAAGGCTGATTACCTGGCTGCAAAAGTACGAGTGCTGGAGTTGGAGAGTAAGCAGTCTCGAACGAGTAATCAGCTGCAAAATGTGCAAGACAACTTGCGATATTTGTTGGGGATCAAGGAGGAAGTCACCATCCTTCCTACGGATAGTTTGGAGGTAAAGCCAGTATCAACAGAAAATATAGATCCGCAACAGGTGACTAATTCAAAGTTGCAGGCATTACAATACCGCCTCTCTTCAGCCAGACAGATGCTGCGTTCTTCTAAGTTTAACTTTGTCCCAAGTCTCAATCTCTTTGGCAGCTACGAGTTTAATGATGACAACCTGTTTGGTACCCAGGGCGAAAGCTTTATGGTAGGTGCTACTCTCAAGTGGAATCTGTTTAGTGGATTCAGCAAGGTTGGAAAGGTGATGGAGTCGCGTGCCGACCTAAAGAAAGCAGAGCTTGCTTATGAAAGTCAGCGTTTTAAGAATGAAATGGAGGTTAAGCAGGCTCGTCGTTCGTTGCAACAGGCGCAGAAGCAGCTGAACTTTGCTAAATCTTCGGTAGAGCAAGCCCGCGAAGATTTTCGAATTAGAAAGAATCGATACAACCAGGGATTGGAGAAAACAACAGACCTGTTGGCGGCAGAAACTAAGCTTGCCCAGACACGAGCTCAACGACTCAATGCGATGTACCAGTATAACCTGAGCATTGCAACCCTGGAATTATTGTTAGAACAAGAAATTGCCTACTAA
- a CDS encoding efflux RND transporter periplasmic adaptor subunit — protein sequence MSFINSYSRMLPVLVILLMLGISCSSSEETEIDPQESVRVSVEKAKARQASNSYQYAGEVTSERTVTLSTKVMGRVSQLDVEQGDYLQKGEVLVRIKDDNLQAQKNQVEARMQEAKAGLKNTETNYNRLKALHEKESATQKELDDISTQYEMAKAKVNALEGKLNEINDMLNYTVLEAPFNGYVVDKRISEGDMAAPGQPLVSFEQEGQMEVEITVPETQISHFNRGDTVSVDIKAAGIQNLMGMVAAINPSGNRGSRQFRLKVRLPELDEEAGIKSGMFARVTRNSKGEPVVTIPQSAIVERGQLTGIYTLSSNNELVLRWIRLGDSNGQNIEVLSGLAAGEQYVSNVDGTLREGQKVSTQ from the coding sequence ATGTCATTTATAAACAGTTACAGCAGAATGCTGCCGGTACTAGTAATTCTACTAATGCTTGGTATTAGCTGTAGTTCATCTGAAGAAACAGAAATAGACCCTCAGGAGTCAGTCAGAGTTTCTGTTGAGAAAGCTAAGGCCAGGCAGGCTTCAAATTCCTATCAGTATGCGGGGGAGGTTACTAGTGAACGAACGGTAACACTGAGTACCAAAGTGATGGGACGGGTAAGTCAGTTAGATGTTGAGCAAGGCGATTACTTGCAAAAGGGTGAGGTGCTTGTTCGTATCAAGGATGATAATCTGCAGGCACAAAAGAACCAGGTTGAAGCTCGTATGCAGGAAGCAAAAGCGGGTTTAAAAAATACAGAGACAAACTATAATCGCCTCAAAGCACTTCATGAAAAAGAAAGTGCTACTCAAAAAGAGCTCGATGATATCAGTACACAATATGAGATGGCCAAGGCTAAGGTAAATGCTTTGGAAGGAAAGCTGAACGAAATCAATGATATGCTGAATTATACTGTGTTAGAAGCACCGTTTAATGGGTATGTGGTGGATAAAAGAATCAGTGAAGGGGATATGGCTGCTCCCGGCCAACCGTTGGTTTCATTTGAACAGGAAGGACAAATGGAAGTCGAGATTACGGTACCCGAAACACAGATCTCTCATTTCAACAGGGGGGATACGGTTTCGGTAGATATCAAGGCTGCGGGCATTCAGAACCTAATGGGAATGGTAGCAGCTATTAACCCATCCGGTAATAGAGGTAGTCGACAGTTTCGCTTAAAAGTGCGGTTGCCGGAATTGGATGAAGAGGCCGGAATAAAGTCGGGAATGTTTGCCCGGGTGACTCGCAATTCCAAAGGTGAACCTGTTGTAACTATTCCCCAATCGGCCATTGTAGAACGTGGTCAGTTGACCGGAATATATACATTGAGCAGTAATAATGAACTGGTACTCCGGTGGATTCGTCTGGGGGATAGTAATGGCCAGAATATTGAAGTCTTATCGGGGTTGGCGGCCGGAGAGCAGTATGTATCGAATGTTGATGGTACGCTTCGTGAAGGACAGAAAGTAAGCACACAGTAA